A single window of Cryptococcus depauperatus CBS 7841 chromosome 2, complete sequence DNA harbors:
- a CDS encoding hydroxymethylglutaryl-CoA synthase, producing the protein MSSFDVPARPANVGILGLEMYFPKRCISEDALEDFDGVSKGKYTIGLGQKFMAFTDDKEDINSVALTVVSNLIKKYNIDPKSIGRLDVGTETLIDKSKSTKTLLMDLFAPAGNTDIEGIDSKNACYGSTAALFNCVNWIQSESWDGRNAIVMCGDIAIYKEGSARPVGGMGACALLIGPNAPLVLEPVHGTYIANTWDFYKPDLSAEYPTVDGPWTIAAYLGALDNAYSTYVEKAEASRARARKLSAASVINTVAQAVNGHANGESKEVGITEFDYVCLHSPYGKLVQKGHARFFYNDYLRNPSLPVFANIPEEIKSLDKTKTYTDKVVEKAFISVAAEHYKSAVSPGSDCVVRCGNMYTASLYGALASVIANTPEGLEIGKRIGMYAFGSGCAASFFAIRVNGSTKEIAEKLSLKERLASMDVRPCQEYVDALNLREENHNAIKYTPQGTIDNIWPGSYYLEGIDDLYRRTYLTKPESA; encoded by the exons ATGTCTAGCTTTGACGTCCCTGCAAGACCTGCCAATGTCGGTATCCTCGGTCTCGAAATGTACTTTCCAAAAAGG TGTATTTCAGAGGATGCTCTTGAAGACTTTGATGGCGTGAGCAAGGGCAAATATACAATCGGTCTTGGACAAAAATTTATGGCCTTCACCGATGACAA GGAGGATATCAACTCTGTGGCCTTGACTG TTGTTTCAAATCTTATCAAAAAGTACAACATTGACCCAAAATCCATTGGTCGTCTTGATGTGGGTACGGAGACCCTCATCGACAAGTCCAAATCCACAAAGACTCTCCTCATGGATCTCTTTGCTCCTGCTGGTAACACTGACATTGAGGGCATTGACTCTAAAAATGCGTGCTACGGTTCTACCGCTGCCCTCTTTAATTGTGTAAACTGGATTCAATCAGAGAGCTgggatggaagaaatgcCATTGTCATGTGTGGTGACATTGCCATCTACAAGGAGGGGAGTGCCCGGCCTGTCGGAGGTATGGGTGCTTGTGCTTTGCTTATTGGTCCCAACGCACCCTTGGTCCTTGAAC CCGTGCACGGTACTTATATTGCCAACACTTGGGACTTTTACAAGCCCGACCTCTCTGCTGAATAC CCTACCGTTGATGGACCTTGGACTATTGCTGCTTACCTTGGTGCCCTCGACAATGCTTATTCTACTTATGTGGAAAAGGCGGAGGCTTCTCGTGCTCGTGCAAGGAAGCTTTCTGCTGCCAGTGTCATCAACACTGTGGCTCAAGCCGTCAACGGACATGCCAATGGCGAGTCCAAGGAAGTTGGCATTACCGAATTTGACTATGTCTGCTTGCACAGTCCTTATGGCAAACTTGTCCAAAAGGGCCATGCTCGTTTCTTCTACAAT GACTACCTCCGTAATCCTTCACTCCCCGTCTTTGCCAATATTCCTGAGGAAATCAAGTCTTTGGACAAAACTAAGACTTATACCGACAAAGTTGTAGAAAAGGCATTCATCTCTGTGGCTGCTGAGCACTACAAATCTGCTGTTTCGCCCGGATCTGACTGTGTTGTTCGATGCGGTAACATGTACACTGCTTCCCTCTATGGTGCTCTTGCCTCTGTCATTGCCAATACTCCCGAAGGACTTGAAATTGGCAAGAGGATTGGCATGTATGCCTTTGGTTCCGGATGTGCTGCCAGCTTCTTTGCCATCCGAGTCAACGGCTCTACCAAGGAGATTGCTGAAAAACTAagtttgaaagagagattggCATCTATGGATGTCAGGCCTTGCCAGGAATACGTTGATGCTCTCAAT TTACGAGAAGAAAACCATAACGCTATCAAGTATACTCCTCAAGGTACTATTGACAATATCTGGCCCGGCTCTTACTATCTTGAGGGTATAGACGACCTCTACCGACGAACCTACCTTACAAAGCCTGAATCTGCTTAA
- a CDS encoding pre-mRNA-splicing factor CWC21, which translates to MYGNVGLASARGSGTNGYVTRNTAFLRIREGPPGGKPASYDEMLDAMAKPIVHRTPDAGILEHERKRRIEVKVAELRDDLEEKGMGEEEIEEECFKLREKLSSQPDQQSLRPTDSHSLAAAKQVEMSKLKMALGVREDHQEGKAFKRETEEERAARLAQKEAKEQERIEAALVRERENERRKKEWEEKEKLRRREEYKRRQQGTLPPRPPRAPRGRDPSRRHPDSPSPSPPRRRYRSRSDSRSRSPPTRRRRSISSPRPRLRSISRSPPTPPRRRYRSPSDLSSPKRHHRPSSYSRSRSHSRARSYSRSPRSRSRPRSRSRSYSRSLTYSRSPSYSRSPSHSRSPSLSRSPQRVHKD; encoded by the exons ATGTATGGAAACGTAGGCCTCGCATCCGCCAGAGGCAG TGGTACAAATGGTTATGTCACGCGTAACACTGCCTTTCTCCGTATTCGTGAAGGTCCTCCTGGTGGCAAGCCTGCCAGTTATGACGAGATGCTGGATGCTATGGCCAAGCCAATCGTCCACCGTACGCCAGACGCTGGAATCTTGGAGCATGAGCGCAAGAGAAGGATCGAAGTTAAGGTTGCGGAATTGAGGGAtgatttggaagaaaagggcatgggtgaggaagagatagaagaagagtgtTTCAAGTTGAGGGAAAAGCTATCTTCTCAACCTGATCAACAGTCCCTCAGGCCGACAGACTCCCATTCTCTGGCAGCGGCTAAACAGGTGGAAAtgtcaaagttgaaaatggCTCTAGGGGTAAGGGAAGATCatcaagaaggaaaagcgTTCAAACGAgaaactgaagaagagcgagCTGCAAGGCTAGCTCAAAAGGAGGCCAAGGAACAGGAAAGGATTGAGGCTGCTTTGGTTAGAGAGAGGGAGAATGAGAGACGAAAGAAGGAatgggaagaaaaggaaaaactTCGAAGGCGGGAGGAATACAAAAG AAGACAACAGGGCACATTGCCTCCACGACCCCCTCGCGCCCCCCGTGGACGAGATCCTTCTCGTCGTCATCCAGATTCGCCATCGCCATCGCCCCCAAGGAGGCGTTATAGATCTCGGTCCGATTCAAGATCACGATCCCCTCCTACTAGGCGACGCagatccatctcatctcctCGTCCTCGTCTCCGTTCCATCTCACGCTCGCCGCCAACACCTCCTAGGAGGCGCTATAGATCTCCATCAGATTTATCTTCCCCAAAGAGACATCATAGGCCCTCGTCCTACTCTCGCTCTCGTTCCCACTCTCGTGCTCGTTCCTATTCTCGTTCTCCCCGCTCTCGTTCTCGTCCTCGTTCTCGCTCTCGTTCTTATTCCCGTTCTCTTACTTACTCTCGTTCTCCCTCATATTCTCGCTCTCCATCCCACTCTCGTTCTCCCTCGCTCTCCCGTTCGCCTCAAAGAGTGCACAAAGATTAA
- a CDS encoding glucose-6-phosphate dehydrogenase has protein sequence MIPNRSAYLMVFVERPIYLIPQIQFFFRFYFCFCILICKQSRSKMAVPSNTKPGSIPSMEAAGDALKDETVVVVLGASGDLAKKKTFPALFALFNQGLLPENVHIVGYARTKMDQNEFQERVVQYVKGDEGKIKQFQQLSSYVSGPYDQDSGFQHLVKHIEELEGERKTRNRVFYMALPPSVFTIVARGLKKNCYSQDGTNRIIIEKPFGKDLESCRQMMADLKSEWAEKETYRIDHYLGKEMVKNLLVLRFGNVFLDASFNKNFVSNVQITFKEPFGTEGRGGYFDEFGIIRDVCQNREFSSASSSDLQSDLMQTLSVLAMERPVSFAAEDIRDEKFLDASLQLSGRTSFSVSSVCPTFAAMTLWINNPRWEALNEAKVEIRVQYKDATQGIFNDIPRDELVMRIQPDEAVYLKMNSKLPGFHTRAVPVELDLTYKERFTEVNIPQAYEALILDALKGDHSNFVRDDELDVAWKIFTPILHWIEGKDAPKPDPYPYGSRGPQQIEAFTAKYGFKRGSENYHWPHTSANL, from the exons ATGATTCCGAATCGTAGTGCTTATCTCATGGTTTTCGTGGAACGGCCGATATATCTCATTCCACAAAtacaattcttcttccgcTTTTATTTCTGTTTTTGCATTCTTATCTGCAAGCAGTCGAGGTCCAA AATGGCCGTCCCAAGCAACACAAAGCCCGGCTCCATTCCATCTATGGAAGCAGCTGGCGATGCCTTGAAAGACGAGACGGTTGTCGTTGTGCTCGGAGCCAGTGGCGACCTcgcaaagaaaaagacgtTCCCGGCTCTCTTTGCGCTATTCAATCAGGGCCTTTTGCCTGAGAATGTTCATATTGTGGGATATGCTAGGACCA AGATGGATCAAAATGAATTCCAAGAGCGTGTGGTACAGTACGTCAAGGGTGATGAGGGAAAGATCAAGCAGTTTCAACAGCTCTCCTCGTATGTCTCTGGCCCTTATGACCAAGACTCTGGTTTCCAACACTTGGTTAAACACATTGAAGAACTTGAGGGCGAGAGAAAGACTCGAAACAGGGTTTTCTATATGGCCTTGCCGCCATCGGTATTCACCATTGTAGCTCGTGGATTAAAGAAAAATTGTTATTCTCAAGATGGCACGAATCGTATCATCATTGAGAAACCCTTCGGCAAGGATCTTGAGTCATGCCGACAGATGATGGCTGACCTCAAATCTGAGTGGGCAGAGAAGGAGACTTACCGCATCGACCACTATCTCGGCAAGGAAATGGTCAAAAATCTTCTCGTCCTTCGTTTCGGTAATGTGTTTCTTGATGcctctttcaacaaaaaCTTTGTGAGCAATGTTCAGATCACATTCAAGGAGCCATTTGGCACAGAAGGACGTGGAGGCTACTTTGACGAGTTCGGTATCATTCGGGACGTCTGCCAAAATCGTGAGTTCTCATCGGCTTCAAGTAGCGACTTACAGTCAGATTTGATGCAGACCTTGTCTGTTCTCGCCATGGAGCGACctgtctcttttgctgccGAAGATATTAGAGATGAGAAA TTCTTAGATGCATCCCTCCAATTGAGCGGAAGGACGTCCTTCTCGGTCA GTTCCGTTTGCCCAACCTTTGCCGCCATGACTTTGTGGATCAACAACCCTCGATGGGAAG CTCTGAATGAGGCCAAGGTCGAAATTCGTGTACAGTACAAGGATGCCACACAAGGCATTTTCAATGATATCCCTCGGGATGAGCTGGTCATGCGCATCCAACCTGACGAGGCTGTCTATCTCAAGATGAACTCCAAGCTCCCCGGGTTCCACACCCGTGCTGTGCCTGTAGAATTGGACCTCACCTACAAGGAACGTTTCACTGAGGTCAATATCCCTCAAGCTTACGAGGCTCTTATCCTTGACGCCCTCAAAGGCGACCATTCCAACTTCGTCAGAGACGACGAGCTAGATGTTGCCTGGAAAATCTTCACCCCTATTCTTCACTGGATTGAAGGCAAAG ACGCCCCTAAGCCTGACCCATATCCTTACGGTTCTCGAGGGCCCCAACAAATTGAAGCCTTCACTGCTAAGTATGGATTTAAGCGGGGATCTGAAAACTA TCATTGGCCGCATACTTCTGCCAACTTGTAA
- a CDS encoding GTP-binding protein rhoA, producing MSGEIRRKLVIVGDGACGKTCLLIVFSKGMFPEVYVPTVFENYVADVEVDGKKVELALWDTAGQEDYDRLRPLSYPDSHVILICFAIDSPDSLDNVQEKWISEVLHFCQGLPIVLVACKKDLREDPKTIQDLARMTQRPVSRAEGMAVAQKIGAQGYVECSAKTGEGVREVFQTATRYALMSKKSKSGRGKKGCVVL from the exons ATGTCTGGCGAGATTAGAAGAAAGTTGGTTATCGTTG GTGACGGTGCATGTGGTAAAACATGTCT TCTCATTGTATTCAGCAAGGGCATGTTCCCTGAG GTCTATGTCCCTACCGTGTTTGAGAACTATGTCGCAGACGTCGAAGTagatggcaagaaggtGGAATTGGCGCTATGGGATACTGCTGGACAG GAGGACTATGA CCGTCTTCGACCTCTTTCTTATCCCGACTCGCACgtcattctcatctgtTTCGCCATTGACTCTCCCGATTCGTTGGACAATgttcaagaaaaa TGGATTTCTGAAGTCCTTCACTTTTGTCAAGGGCTTCCCATCGTCCTGGTCGCATGCAAAAAGGATCTCCGCGAGGATCCCAAGACGATTCAAGACCTTGCAAGGATGACTCAGCGACCCGTCTCGCGTGCTGAGGGAATGGCCGTCGCTCAAAAGATTGGTGCTCAGGGCTATGTTGAGTGTAGTGCCAAAACTGGCGAAGGCGTCCGAGAGGTTTTCCAGACGGCGACCCGATATGCTCTCATG AGCAAAAAGTCCAAGTCTGGcagaggaaagaagggTTGCGTCGTGCTCTAG